Proteins from a genomic interval of Streptomyces fodineus:
- a CDS encoding PAS domain-containing protein, translating into MDLGRADGVVWRNRALMVFDRVSVPVAVCDVHGRVVLANPAMAAECGTAPGQLRGRDVLELFRPQEATQVERIAEALRLRHRSRYQVSVRWRAPGGAERFGELTADPVSDTVDETPALLVMLRMRGECTPPEPEPARVTPAEGRVLALLAAGATTAGAARELGLSKDGVTYHLRRLSARWNASNRTELVARAYALGVLTPGVWPPEARRADGE; encoded by the coding sequence ATGGACCTGGGGCGGGCCGACGGGGTCGTCTGGCGCAACCGGGCCCTGATGGTCTTCGACCGGGTGTCGGTGCCGGTCGCGGTGTGCGATGTCCACGGCCGGGTCGTGCTGGCCAATCCCGCGATGGCGGCGGAGTGCGGTACGGCCCCGGGGCAGCTGCGCGGCCGGGACGTGCTGGAGCTGTTCCGCCCGCAGGAGGCCACGCAGGTGGAGCGGATCGCCGAGGCGCTGCGGCTGCGGCACCGCTCGCGCTACCAGGTGTCGGTGCGCTGGCGGGCGCCCGGCGGGGCCGAGCGCTTCGGCGAGCTGACGGCGGACCCGGTCAGCGACACCGTGGACGAGACACCGGCCCTTTTGGTGATGCTGCGGATGCGGGGCGAGTGCACGCCGCCCGAGCCGGAGCCGGCCCGGGTCACACCGGCGGAGGGCCGGGTGCTGGCCCTGCTGGCCGCCGGCGCCACCACGGCCGGCGCCGCCCGCGAACTGGGCCTCAGCAAGGACGGCGTCACCTACCACCTACGGCGCCTGTCGGCCCGCTGGAACGCCTCCAACCGCACGGAACTGGTGGCCCGTGCCTACGCCTTGGGCGTCCTGACGCCCGGAGTGTGGCCGCCGGAGGCCAGGAGGGCGGACGGGGAGTAG
- a CDS encoding DUF3626 domain-containing protein, which translates to MDFRHELPPRARRALDHVAAGVSGPPLDPGLRITLNFHPDRVCGGLPILEALARDGAYHSQFVTGTSNGGLTAHPGGDRTRWESRIFGGLYDDAAPVERPLYGALDFRHQAVGAAPRFGSSHLRLTAAVLDRATFCYPDSAAEPTDFGVASAMPLIALAEADDQDPLNDYIESHVHAGVLLARDVEALVLDASYRGTTVETAARRLPCPLEWHPGYRLTVTELRRHADYRGPEYADLGAQIAERGLLTPRVIGDAARTGRHELQDLKMVWHTLARFGAPEGAGTAYSTPAPSGTGTA; encoded by the coding sequence ATGGATTTCCGGCACGAGCTGCCACCACGCGCCCGGCGGGCGCTGGACCACGTCGCCGCCGGGGTGTCCGGACCACCGCTCGACCCCGGACTGCGCATCACCCTGAACTTCCATCCTGACCGCGTCTGCGGCGGACTGCCGATCCTGGAGGCGCTGGCCCGCGACGGCGCGTACCACTCGCAGTTCGTCACGGGCACCAGCAACGGCGGCCTGACCGCGCACCCGGGCGGCGACCGGACACGCTGGGAGAGCCGGATCTTCGGCGGCCTGTACGACGACGCGGCCCCGGTCGAGCGCCCGCTGTACGGCGCCCTGGACTTCCGCCACCAGGCCGTCGGCGCGGCCCCGCGCTTCGGCTCCTCGCACCTCAGGCTCACCGCGGCGGTCCTGGACCGGGCCACCTTCTGCTACCCGGACAGCGCCGCCGAGCCCACCGACTTCGGCGTGGCCTCGGCAATGCCGTTGATCGCGCTCGCGGAGGCGGACGACCAGGACCCGCTCAACGACTACATCGAGAGCCATGTGCACGCCGGTGTACTGCTCGCCCGGGACGTGGAGGCGCTCGTGCTCGACGCGAGCTACCGGGGCACGACGGTGGAGACAGCGGCCCGGCGGTTGCCCTGCCCGTTGGAGTGGCACCCCGGCTACCGGCTCACGGTCACCGAACTGCGCCGCCACGCCGACTACCGGGGGCCGGAGTACGCCGACCTCGGCGCGCAGATCGCCGAGCGCGGCCTGCTGACCCCGCGCGTCATCGGCGACGCCGCCCGCACCGGCCGGCACGAGCTCCAGGACCTGAAGATGGTCTGGCACACCCTGGCCCGCTTCGGTGCCCCGGAGGGCGCGGGCACGGCGTACTCCACCCCGGCTCCTTCCGGTACGGGTACGGCTTGA
- a CDS encoding FBP domain-containing protein gives MRSLTEQDIRNSFINCSKGEAKRLTVPRDLGERPWDELDFLGWRDPGAPDRSYLVTERDDRLVGVALRFQAAQRGFLHRSMCSLCLTTHPGGGVTLMTARKAGAAGREGNSVGLYMCTDLACSLYVRGGKVPESGGRFEESLTMEEQIARTTGNLSAFIDKLYA, from the coding sequence ATGAGATCGCTCACCGAGCAGGACATCCGCAACTCCTTTATCAACTGCTCCAAAGGGGAGGCCAAGCGGCTGACGGTCCCGCGGGACCTCGGTGAACGCCCGTGGGACGAACTGGACTTCCTCGGCTGGCGGGATCCCGGGGCGCCCGACCGCAGCTATCTGGTCACCGAGCGCGATGACCGACTCGTCGGCGTGGCCCTGCGTTTCCAGGCCGCGCAGCGCGGGTTTCTGCACCGGAGCATGTGCTCGCTGTGTCTGACCACGCATCCCGGCGGCGGGGTAACGCTGATGACGGCGCGGAAGGCGGGGGCGGCGGGCCGTGAGGGCAACTCGGTCGGCCTGTACATGTGCACCGACCTGGCGTGTTCGCTGTACGTGCGGGGCGGGAAGGTACCGGAGTCCGGCGGCCGGTTCGAGGAGAGCCTGACGATGGAGGAGCAGATCGCCCGTACGACGGGCAACCTGTCCGCGTTCATCGACAAGCTGTATGCCTGA
- a CDS encoding TIGR03086 family metal-binding protein, translated as MADIKDAGKPEGVELVRRAHAYLREVVAAVPEEAWGRPTPCSEWTVRQVLNHARIDQQAYGLALAAGRPGEDPFQPADALHGDPVAELDKVLDAVADGYAHLPADAESVPTPLGPLPLPMAAGAAALDAAVHAWDIAVATDQNRPLAPALAAGLRPAADQLVPRLRGYGVFAPALASDGPRDEAAALLGSLGRDPEWVPPVF; from the coding sequence ATGGCGGATATCAAGGACGCCGGGAAGCCCGAAGGCGTCGAGCTGGTCCGGCGGGCGCACGCCTACCTGCGCGAGGTGGTCGCCGCGGTGCCGGAGGAGGCCTGGGGCAGGCCGACGCCGTGCTCCGAGTGGACCGTACGGCAGGTGCTCAACCACGCGCGCATCGACCAGCAGGCATACGGCCTCGCGCTCGCCGCCGGCCGGCCCGGCGAGGACCCGTTCCAGCCGGCCGACGCCCTGCACGGCGACCCGGTGGCCGAGCTGGACAAGGTCCTGGACGCCGTGGCCGACGGCTATGCGCACCTGCCCGCCGACGCCGAGTCCGTGCCGACGCCGCTCGGCCCGCTGCCCCTGCCGATGGCCGCCGGTGCGGCAGCGCTGGACGCCGCCGTGCACGCCTGGGACATCGCCGTAGCCACCGATCAGAACCGGCCACTCGCACCGGCCCTGGCCGCGGGCCTGCGCCCGGCCGCCGACCAGCTGGTGCCGCGACTGCGCGGATACGGCGTGTTCGCCCCCGCCCTCGCGTCCGACGGGCCGCGGGACGAGGCGGCGGCCCTGCTCGGCTCCCTCGGCCGCGACCCCGAGTGGGTGCCACCGGTGTTCTGA
- a CDS encoding FUSC family protein, which translates to MHDVRKWTTGLQRLLERRREPVVVQTLRSATAATIAYVIALRLSPEPAPLTAPLTALLVVQVTFYATLTNGIRRVNSVVAGVLVAIAFSMLVGLTWWSLALLIVASLAVGHLVRVDEYVAEVAISAMLVLGVTTIGFAAWARIVETLIGAVVGTACNLLLPPPVWVDKAGHSIEDQARRVRQLMLRMGEEAGGRIPWERAAERLHEARQLDHHISQVDASLRQAEDSLRLNPRVKEGLLHRVVLRTGLDALEICTVVLRVLARTFTDLAKARGAEDLFPPQVGATVEQLLSEIADAVVSFAVLVTTHLSTNAESAEARLSAELHTAAGTRDRLAELLREEIGKDAANWQLFGAVLTETTRIIDELNTEHRTRRLLEELDRVSRGQRAKLPRMTRLRERLGVQEELWRNRAGFGERSW; encoded by the coding sequence ATGCACGACGTACGGAAGTGGACCACGGGACTGCAGCGCCTGCTGGAGCGCCGCCGGGAACCGGTGGTCGTCCAGACACTGCGGTCGGCGACGGCGGCGACGATCGCCTATGTCATCGCGCTGCGGCTGAGCCCCGAGCCGGCCCCGCTCACCGCCCCTCTGACCGCGCTGCTGGTCGTCCAGGTGACCTTCTACGCCACCCTCACCAACGGCATCCGCCGGGTGAACTCGGTGGTGGCCGGCGTGCTGGTCGCGATCGCCTTCAGCATGCTGGTGGGGCTGACCTGGTGGAGCCTCGCGCTGCTGATCGTGGCCTCGCTGGCCGTCGGGCACCTGGTGCGGGTCGACGAGTACGTGGCCGAGGTGGCGATCAGCGCCATGCTGGTCCTCGGGGTCACCACCATCGGGTTCGCCGCCTGGGCACGCATCGTGGAGACGCTGATCGGCGCGGTCGTCGGAACGGCCTGCAATCTGCTGCTGCCGCCCCCGGTATGGGTGGACAAGGCGGGCCACTCCATCGAGGACCAGGCGCGCCGGGTGCGGCAGTTGATGCTGCGGATGGGCGAGGAGGCCGGCGGCCGGATCCCCTGGGAGCGGGCGGCCGAGCGGCTGCACGAGGCACGGCAGCTGGACCACCACATCAGTCAGGTGGACGCCTCGCTGCGGCAGGCCGAGGACAGTCTGCGGCTCAATCCGCGGGTCAAGGAGGGGCTGCTGCACCGGGTGGTGCTGCGGACCGGCCTGGACGCGCTGGAGATCTGCACGGTGGTCCTGCGGGTGCTGGCCCGTACCTTCACGGACCTGGCGAAGGCCCGCGGGGCCGAGGACCTGTTCCCGCCCCAGGTCGGGGCGACCGTGGAACAACTGCTGTCGGAGATCGCCGACGCGGTGGTCAGCTTCGCGGTCCTGGTCACCACGCATCTGAGCACGAACGCCGAGTCCGCGGAGGCCCGTCTGTCCGCCGAGCTGCACACGGCCGCCGGCACCCGGGACCGGCTGGCCGAACTGCTCCGGGAGGAGATCGGCAAGGACGCGGCGAACTGGCAGCTGTTCGGGGCCGTACTGACCGAGACGACCCGGATCATCGACGAGCTGAACACCGAGCACCGCACCCGCCGCCTGCTGGAGGAGCTGGACCGGGTCTCCCGCGGGCAGCGGGCGAAGCTGCCCCGGATGACGCGGCTGCGCGAGCGGCTCGGAGTGCAGGAGGAGCTGTGGCGGAACCGTGCGGGGTTCGGCGAGCGTTCTTGGTGA